One window of Deltaproteobacteria bacterium genomic DNA carries:
- a CDS encoding NAD(P)-dependent oxidoreductase, giving the protein MAGKGILVTGGTGLVGAYAVGMLLDRGERPVIFDVALNERLLNAVGVDPSKVTLVRGDMMDLPAIISALRDNDCDQIIHLAAFLGEEVQRRPYSGVRLNFMGTINVFEAARLEKVKRVVFPSSGTVYLGSLGEGLTKIDESIPMNPPSVYAATKASCEFMGRAYAKRYDFEFICLRYTGGLYGPSPAALKATREIAIQQMIRAAVKGESAKISWPYGPAEILYGKDAAKGTVLAVMKDKFKDTLFHIGNNDLVSGEDIVQAIRKAFPGSNIEIARTQNPMPYPDSRLSSDFSRAKEQLGYEPDYPIGKAVEDYGATLKRLENL; this is encoded by the coding sequence ATGGCAGGCAAGGGAATTCTCGTCACAGGCGGCACAGGTTTGGTGGGTGCCTATGCGGTCGGTATGCTGCTCGACCGCGGCGAGCGCCCGGTCATATTCGATGTTGCGCTCAATGAGAGGCTGCTCAACGCCGTCGGGGTCGACCCGAGCAAAGTAACGCTGGTACGCGGCGACATGATGGACCTGCCGGCGATCATCTCGGCGCTGCGCGACAACGACTGCGATCAAATCATTCATCTCGCCGCCTTCCTCGGCGAAGAGGTGCAGCGCCGGCCCTATAGCGGCGTGCGGCTCAACTTCATGGGCACGATCAATGTTTTCGAAGCGGCCCGGCTGGAAAAGGTGAAGCGCGTGGTGTTTCCCAGCTCTGGGACGGTTTATCTCGGTTCTCTCGGCGAGGGACTCACCAAGATCGACGAGAGCATACCGATGAATCCGCCGTCGGTCTACGCCGCCACCAAGGCGAGCTGCGAGTTCATGGGACGCGCCTACGCCAAGCGCTATGATTTCGAGTTTATCTGCCTGCGCTACACCGGCGGCCTCTACGGGCCGTCGCCGGCGGCGCTCAAAGCCACCCGTGAGATCGCCATCCAGCAGATGATCCGCGCCGCGGTGAAAGGCGAGTCGGCCAAAATTAGCTGGCCCTACGGCCCGGCCGAGATTCTCTACGGCAAGGACGCCGCCAAAGGCACCGTGCTGGCTGTGATGAAAGACAAGTTCAAAGACACGCTGTTCCACATCGGCAACAACGACCTGGTCAGCGGTGAAGACATCGTCCAAGCGATCCGCAAAGCCTTCCCCGGCTCCAACATCGAGATCGCCCGCACCCAGAACCCCATGCCCTATCCTGACTCACGCTTGTCGAGCGACTTCTCGCGCGCCAAGGAGCAGTTGGGCTATGAGCCCGACTATCCCATCGGTAAAGCCGTGGAGGACTATGGTGCGACACTCAAGAGGCTCGAAAACCTCTAG
- a CDS encoding N-formylglutamate amidohydrolase, with translation MCRRPNNRLMLAQLRRFHVSSRPNLLVFVLFAYWPALLAAAEPNPGEKFLTVWAGTLPIIISAPHGGREPLAGVAQRRGVGVPQFVTGRDTRTDELAEAVAGKLAHTFRAKPFLVVARFERKYVDANRARHAAYESDGGKLYYDAYHDALGEACKFVRMEWGRGILLDIHGEGADPEAVFRGTNNGKTVQTLVGQFGQEAVSGSKSITGQLAEKGYKVFPPNGSSDKEQRYVGGFIVQNYGSHKAGGVDAIQLEFGTNLRQRAVLERTASDVASAVTVFVKNYLPMNRRTAEPKTATVP, from the coding sequence ATGTGCCGCAGGCCAAATAATAGACTGATGCTTGCGCAGCTCCGCCGCTTTCATGTTTCCAGTCGGCCGAACCTGCTAGTTTTTGTCCTATTCGCCTACTGGCCGGCTTTGCTCGCAGCGGCGGAGCCGAATCCAGGCGAAAAATTCTTAACCGTTTGGGCGGGCACGTTGCCGATCATTATCTCCGCACCCCACGGTGGGCGGGAGCCTTTGGCGGGAGTGGCACAACGGCGCGGCGTCGGCGTGCCGCAGTTCGTCACCGGCCGGGATACGCGCACCGACGAGTTGGCCGAAGCCGTTGCGGGCAAGCTGGCCCATACCTTTCGTGCAAAGCCGTTTTTGGTCGTGGCCCGCTTCGAGCGCAAATACGTCGACGCCAACCGGGCGCGCCACGCAGCGTACGAATCCGACGGCGGCAAACTGTACTACGATGCCTATCACGACGCGCTGGGCGAGGCCTGCAAATTCGTGCGCATGGAATGGGGCAGGGGGATCTTGCTCGACATTCACGGCGAAGGCGCAGATCCCGAAGCTGTTTTTCGCGGCACCAATAACGGCAAGACCGTACAGACGCTAGTCGGCCAATTCGGCCAGGAAGCTGTGAGCGGCAGTAAGAGCATCACCGGTCAATTGGCTGAGAAAGGCTACAAGGTCTTTCCTCCCAACGGTTCATCGGACAAAGAGCAGCGTTACGTTGGCGGGTTTATTGTGCAGAACTACGGCAGCCACAAGGCCGGCGGGGTGGACGCCATACAGCTCGAGTTCGGCACCAACCTGCGCCAGCGCGCGGTTCTTGAGCGTACCGCTAGCGACGTTGCCAGTGCTGTGACCGTCTTCGTGAAGAACTATTTGCCCATGAACCGAAGGACTGCGGAGCCAAAAACCGCGACCGTACCGTGA
- a CDS encoding 3-oxoacyl-ACP reductase FabG, with the protein MIEGLKDKVVIVTGGGHGIGRAYCHGFAEAGARVVVADIDQPAAEKVAGEVVKQFDGKALAAKVDVANEQSAKDMATLALDKFNRIDVLVNNAAIFSTIPMNRGGIDSIDPDEWDRMMRVNLKGLFFCSRAVLPTMRKQKSGKIINISSGTALNGSAGRIHYVTSKAGVIGFTRCLAREVGDDNINVNAIAPGSTLSEENPSEEVLKMRGARLADRALKRLQLPKDLVGTMLFLASPLSDFMTGQTVAVDGGVSFL; encoded by the coding sequence ATGATTGAAGGACTGAAAGATAAGGTCGTCATCGTCACCGGCGGCGGCCACGGCATCGGCCGCGCCTATTGTCACGGCTTCGCCGAAGCCGGCGCGCGCGTTGTCGTCGCCGACATCGATCAACCGGCGGCGGAAAAAGTTGCCGGCGAAGTGGTCAAGCAATTCGACGGCAAGGCGCTTGCCGCTAAAGTTGACGTTGCCAACGAGCAATCGGCCAAGGACATGGCGACGCTGGCGCTCGACAAGTTCAACCGCATCGATGTCTTGGTCAACAACGCGGCAATCTTCTCGACGATTCCGATGAACCGCGGCGGCATCGACAGCATCGACCCCGATGAATGGGACCGCATGATGCGGGTCAACTTGAAAGGTCTGTTTTTCTGCAGCCGCGCCGTGCTGCCGACCATGCGCAAGCAGAAATCGGGTAAAATCATCAACATCTCGTCGGGCACCGCGCTCAACGGCAGCGCCGGGCGGATTCATTACGTGACCTCGAAAGCCGGCGTCATCGGCTTCACCCGCTGCCTGGCGCGCGAAGTCGGCGACGACAACATCAACGTCAACGCCATCGCGCCGGGCTCGACCTTGTCGGAAGAGAATCCCAGCGAAGAAGTGCTGAAGATGCGCGGCGCGCGCTTGGCCGATCGCGCCCTGAAACGATTGCAATTGCCCAAGGACTTGGTCGGCACCATGCTGTTCCTGGCCTCGCCGCTGAGCGATTTCATGACCGGCCAGACCGTCGCCGTCGATGGCGGCGTCTCTTTTCTCTAG
- a CDS encoding SDR family oxidoreductase codes for MAETILRDEHDMLRPGLGRLKGKVAIVTGANSGIGRATSRLFAREGAKVVCCDIQETISPRIDELIREKEKGEALFLHCDVTKQEDLDNAVKSAVETFGRVDILYNNAGAGIRKKVHEHTDEEWNFVLNTNLNAMYRGAKAIMPTFIKQGSGSMVTTASTFGLLASPEYPGYCATKAAIINLTREMAIDYGPLGIRVNAVCPGAIETPRFRGFPPRPTLGEGMTDEQRAKMGASNKAMKRMGRPEEIAYGVLFLVSDEASFVTGHALVVDGGQTIAV; via the coding sequence ATGGCAGAAACTATTCTAAGAGACGAACATGACATGCTCCGTCCCGGACTGGGGCGCTTGAAAGGCAAAGTGGCGATCGTCACCGGCGCCAACAGCGGCATCGGCCGCGCCACCTCACGGCTGTTCGCCCGCGAAGGGGCGAAAGTAGTTTGCTGCGATATCCAGGAGACGATATCGCCGCGCATCGATGAACTCATCAGGGAAAAAGAAAAGGGCGAAGCGCTGTTTCTCCACTGCGATGTCACCAAGCAGGAAGATTTGGACAACGCCGTCAAGAGCGCCGTCGAGACCTTTGGCAGAGTCGACATCCTCTACAACAACGCCGGCGCCGGCATTCGCAAGAAAGTCCACGAGCATACCGACGAAGAGTGGAACTTTGTCTTGAACACTAACTTGAACGCCATGTACCGCGGCGCCAAGGCGATAATGCCGACCTTCATTAAGCAAGGCAGCGGCAGTATGGTCACCACCGCGTCGACTTTCGGCCTGCTCGCCTCACCGGAATATCCCGGCTACTGCGCCACCAAGGCAGCGATCATCAACTTGACGCGCGAGATGGCGATTGACTACGGCCCGCTGGGAATTCGCGTCAATGCCGTCTGCCCCGGCGCCATCGAGACGCCGCGCTTCCGCGGCTTCCCGCCCCGGCCGACGTTGGGCGAAGGTATGACTGACGAGCAACGCGCCAAGATGGGCGCCAGCAACAAGGCCATGAAACGCATGGGGCGGCCCGAAGAAATCGCCTACGGCGTGCTGTTTTTAGTCTCCGACGAGGCGTCCTTCGTCACCGGCCACGCGCTCGTAGTTGACGGCGGGCAAACCATCGCGGTGTAG
- a CDS encoding CDP-alcohol phosphatidyltransferase family protein translates to MVVSVYQLKPRFQSLLRPALAFLAHAGVTANQVTVAALLLSAAFGLSIAWFAAARWPLLLLPLALLARMALNAIDGMLAREYGMKSSLGAILNELGDVLSDTVLYLPLGFLPGIEPAWLIAVVTLAILSEMTGVLAVMIGAPRCYDGPMGRSDRAFVFGLVGLLMGLEILPARGFDYAMMAMLLLLTLTIFNRARHALREAA, encoded by the coding sequence ATGGTTGTCTCCGTCTATCAGCTAAAACCCCGATTCCAGTCGTTGTTGCGGCCCGCGCTGGCTTTTCTCGCCCACGCCGGCGTCACCGCCAATCAGGTGACGGTCGCCGCGCTCTTGCTGTCGGCCGCGTTCGGTCTGTCGATCGCGTGGTTCGCGGCGGCGCGTTGGCCACTACTGCTATTGCCGCTGGCGCTATTGGCGCGCATGGCCCTCAATGCAATCGACGGCATGCTGGCGCGCGAGTACGGCATGAAATCCTCGCTCGGTGCGATCCTGAACGAGCTGGGTGACGTGCTGTCCGATACGGTTCTCTATCTGCCGCTAGGGTTTCTCCCGGGGATCGAGCCAGCTTGGCTCATTGCGGTGGTGACCCTTGCTATTCTCAGCGAGATGACCGGCGTGCTGGCGGTCATGATCGGCGCGCCGCGTTGCTATGACGGGCCGATGGGTAGGAGTGACCGAGCGTTCGTCTTTGGGCTCGTGGGTTTGTTGATGGGGCTGGAAATCTTGCCGGCGCGCGGGTTCGACTACGCCATGATGGCGATGTTGCTGCTCCTGACGCTGACAATTTTCAACCGGGCGCGGCACGCGCTGCGGGAGGCTGCGTGA
- a CDS encoding zinc ribbon domain-containing protein — protein sequence MTPCRECHQPISEQASSCPNCGAPMPARAKWDGWGFEYKSRSELFGWPLVHVSFKYRPNRMPVPARGIIAIGQFACGGLMISQFGVGLVSISQFTIAGYALAQFAIAYALIAQIGLYLSHGRGQLVKHWAELVGYL from the coding sequence ATGACCCCATGTCGTGAGTGCCACCAGCCGATTTCTGAGCAAGCTTCATCATGCCCAAACTGCGGGGCACCGATGCCGGCGCGGGCAAAGTGGGACGGCTGGGGTTTCGAATACAAATCGCGGAGCGAGCTCTTCGGTTGGCCGCTTGTCCATGTCTCGTTCAAGTACCGTCCGAATCGCATGCCGGTGCCGGCCAGAGGTATCATCGCCATCGGTCAGTTTGCCTGCGGCGGACTGATGATCTCTCAGTTTGGCGTTGGCCTCGTTAGCATCTCGCAGTTCACCATTGCCGGTTATGCCTTGGCGCAATTTGCCATCGCCTACGCGTTGATCGCCCAGATCGGCCTCTACCTGAGCCACGGCCGCGGCCAGTTGGTCAAGCACTGGGCCGAGCTAGTCGGTTATTTGTAG
- a CDS encoding 1-acyl-sn-glycerol-3-phosphate acyltransferase, whose translation MATLLRFLFYGVFIRVLVWIVLGINVRHRERLPRQGPAVIVANHNSHLDTMVLMTLFPLRLLPKLHPVAAMDYFLRSKIFAWFTLQVVGILPIKRTVQRGDDNPLAPCNHALAAGKLLIIFPEGSRGEPEQLQSFKGGIARLAEANPRVPIVPVFLHGLGKALPKGEAILVPFFCDVFVGEPLLWNSDRRGFMHQLDERMKQLAGEGNFPSWE comes from the coding sequence ATGGCAACCCTCCTGCGGTTTTTGTTCTATGGCGTCTTTATTCGCGTACTCGTCTGGATTGTCCTCGGTATCAATGTCCGCCATCGCGAACGGCTGCCGCGGCAGGGCCCGGCGGTGATCGTCGCCAATCATAACAGCCATCTCGATACCATGGTGCTGATGACGCTGTTTCCGCTGCGGCTCTTGCCCAAGCTCCATCCGGTGGCGGCAATGGACTATTTTCTTCGCTCGAAAATCTTTGCTTGGTTCACGCTGCAGGTTGTCGGTATTTTGCCGATCAAGCGCACCGTGCAACGCGGCGACGACAACCCCCTGGCGCCCTGCAACCATGCCCTGGCCGCGGGAAAGCTCCTGATCATTTTCCCAGAAGGCAGCCGCGGCGAGCCGGAGCAGCTGCAGAGTTTCAAAGGTGGCATCGCCAGATTGGCCGAGGCAAATCCGCGGGTGCCAATTGTTCCAGTATTCCTGCACGGCCTGGGTAAGGCGCTGCCGAAAGGTGAAGCGATCTTGGTGCCCTTTTTCTGCGACGTCTTTGTCGGCGAGCCGCTGTTGTGGAACAGCGATCGGCGTGGGTTTATGCATCAGCTCGATGAGCGCATGAAACAGTTGGCAGGCGAGGGAAACTTCCCGTCGTGGGAGTGA